CTCTTCCTGAACTGCGGCGTCGAGAAGATCCCCGTCACCCACCACATCACGCTCCTCGGGAGCGCAGGTGCGTGGGCGTTCGTCGGCAGCGCCTCGCCCGAAAGCGCCGGCGTGCTCGCGATCCTCGTCGGTGCGCTGTTCGGTCTCATCTCCGCGCTGTTCGGCGAACTGTTCCAGCGGGTGTTCTACGCCCACGGCGACACCCACTGGGACCCGCCGGCCGCCGCTATCGTCTTCACCACGCTCCTGATCGCCGTACTCCACATCATCGGCGTACTCGCTGGGTCGGCCTACATGCCGACCCTCGGGCTCTAAATCCCGACCGCGAGCCGCTTTCTCTCGTTTCGACTGTTCTCGACGCTTCGTCGACGGCTGACTTTCGGTTCTAGAGCGGCGACGCCCCGAGAGGCGCGTCTGCTCTCACGACCTCGCCTCACCCTCTTCCCAGCGGTTCGGCTTCGTTCTCGGTGATCTCCGCGAGGTGAAGCGTGCTCTCGGCCAGCGAGTTGTGCGCTCGGCGGAGGCGCTCGGAGAGCGCCTGCTGGGTGATGCCGATTTCGTCGGCGAGTTCGGTAAGCGTCACGTCCCGCGGGACCTTGAAGTAGCCGCGCTGGTGAGCAATGACGAACGCTTCCCGCTGCTCGTCGGTAAGTGTGAACTCGCTGCGCCCGAACGTCTCGTCGAGCTCCGAGATTCGTTCGACGGTTATCGAGAGGCCGTGAGACTCCCAGCGGTCGTGTGCGGTCGCCAGTTGTTCGTGTCGCGGAAACAGCGTCCGAAAACGCCACTGACTCTCCTTGGCCGACGCGCCGAGCAACGTCGAACTCTCTAGTAACGTCGCGAGCGTCTCTCGAACCGACGCCGTCCACTCGACCTGATAGAGCCATTTGCCGTTCAAATCCGCCAGCAGCGTCGCCGCCTCGACGGATTCGTCCGCGGCGAGCGCGGGTTCGACGTCCGTGGAGTCGCTGTGGTCGAACCACAGGAGTGAAGCGGGGCTCGCCGTGTCGTGTGCCGCAGTTCGGAGAACGTCGACGCAGACGCCCGGATAGCGCTCGAAGAGTTCCTCGAGCGCGAACTGTTCGGCCGAAATACGTAGTTCTGCAATTGTTGTCATATCTGGTAGTATCGGTCTGAGTTGTTCCCGATAACCTCGCCGCGGAGGTGCCCGTCTGCCTTCGAACAATGGTCGACGAGTAGTGAGATAAACGGTTTTCCGACTCTCACGGACATACACCGAAACACGACTCTCACGGACAGACACCAAAACTGACTGCGCTTGCGACGAAACTCGAACCGACACGTCACGCTCCGAAGCTGGCGTCACGCCGCGAAAATCCTCGGAGGTGCCTCGAAGCCGATAGGTCTCGTCCGTCAGTTCAGCTTTCGGTAGTCGCGGGCTTCCTCGGCGGACTCGGCGACCGAATCGAGCGTCGCCTTCGACCCGCTCGCCTCGACGGCGGCGTTGAGCGCCCCCTCAAGTATCGGCGCGTCGGCGATTCGCACGTTCGCGTCGCCCATCTCCACCGCGAGTTCGGTGTTCATCACGGCGCTCCCGAGGTCGACGAGGACGACGACGCCGTCACCGTCGTCAGCGTCGTCGATGGCGGCTTCGATTCGGTCGACGCTCGTCCCGATTTCGCCGTCGGGGTCGCCTCCGGCGGCTTCGATTCGGGCGTCGTCGCCGCCCATCTGTGCGGCGATCTCGCAGATACCCTCCGCGGCTTTCTCGCTGTGGGAGACGACGACGAGTCCGACCATCTACTCGTCCTCTCCGCCGAGCGACTCGTCGGCGGTTTCCTCGGGGGATTCGTCCGGCACGTCCGGCGACCGGGCGTCTCGCACTACTTCGCCGTCGAGATACTCCTCGGCCGTGTCGAGGAGTTCCTCCAGGATGTAGAGCGTGCTCGTCGCGCCGGGGTCCTGGTGACCGACGGAGCGCCAGTCGAGGTACGACGCGCGACCTTTTCGCGCTCGAAGCGGCACCGTGTATCGGACGCCGCGTTCGCAGGCGTCGACCGCTTTCGAGAGCGCGGTCAACGGCGGCAGGTCGTCCTGCTCGATGGATTTCTTGTACGTGTGGACCGCCGGAACGAGGGCGTCGACCATCGTCTTCGCGCCGATCTCGGCTTTCCCTCGGTCCTGGACCTTCTGGAGATACGTCTCCGCGAACGCCACGCTCGTCTCGGCGGTAATGCCGTCTTCGAGCTCCGTGCTGGCGAGCATCGTCGAACCGCCGTACAACGGTCCCGCCGCCCCGCCGACGTTCGAGATGATGGTCTTACCCACTAACTTGACGAGTTCGTCGGGTTCCATGTCGTCGACCTCGTCGCCGTCGACGGCCTCGACGACGGCCTGAAAGCCTCGGTTCATGTTCGCCCCGTGGTCGGCGTCGCCGATGGCCGAGTCGAGGTCAGTCAGATGCGACTTTTCGTCGGCGATGCGCGCAGCGACGTTCTCTACGGCCGCCAGAACGGCCTCTCGCTGAATCTCCGCGTCTACCATACCGATACACGGACCGCGCGGCGCAAAGTGTTTGCGTCGCTCGGCAGTCGTCACTCCGTAGTTGATAGCGAACAGACGACACGACCGATGGCCGCTTCCGCGCGACGCGGTGTCGTACTCCGCGAAACGTCGCGCGGCGAATCGTCAGTACACGGGCGGTCTAGCCGCATCACAGCTTAAAAACGGTCGGGTGGTCGGCTGATCGCGCGCTTAGTCCGTACGCTTGAGCGCGAGGGTGTCCGCGGGCGCGCCGAGCAGTTCTTTCAGTTCGTCGTCCAGACGGAGCACGGTGACCGAACAACCCATCATGTCGAGCGACGTCATGTAGTCGCCGACCCACGCGTCCCACGTCTCGAGGCCGCGGTCACCGAGAATCTCCTGAACCCGGCGGTTGACGATGTAGAGTTCGGAGAGAGGCGTGCCGCCCATCCCGTTGACGATGGTGGCGACCTCGTCGCCGTCGCCGACGTCGAGGTCGTCGAGCACCTGCTCGGTGAGTCGGTCGGCGACCTCGTCGGCGCTCATCACGTCGGTCCGTTCGACGCCCGGTTCGCCGTGGATACCGATGCCGAGTTCGATCTCGTCGTCGCCGAGGTCGAACGTCGGTTCGCCCTTCTCGGGCGTCACGCAGGAGGTGAGCGCCATCCCCATCGTACCGACGTTGTCGACGACCTTCTCTGCGACCGTTCGAACTTCCTCCAGGTCGCCGCCCGCGGCGGCTTTCGCGCCTGCAATTTTGTGGACGAAGATGGTGCCGCAGACGCCGCGACGACCGCTCGTGTACAGCGAGTCCTCGACAGCGACGTCGTCGTCGACGACGACCTCCGCTACCTCCACGTCCTCTATCTCGGCCATCTCGCCGGCCGTCTCGAAGTTCATCACGTCGCCCTCGTAGTTTTTGACGACGCAGAGAACGCCCTCGCCGCTGTCGCAGGCGCGGACCATCTCCTCCAGTTGGTCGGCCGTCGGCGAGGTGAACACCTCGCCCGCCGCCGCGCCATCGAGCATCCCGTTGCCGAGGTAGCCCGCGTGTGTCGGTTCGTGACCGCTGCCGCCGCCGGAGACGATGCCGACTTTGCCCTCGACCGGCGCGTCCGCGCGGACGAGCACCTTCGTTCCGTCGAGTCGTCGGACGCGGTCGGGGTGGGCCGCGATCATTCCGTCGAGCATCTCGTCTACGTAGTCTGCCGGGTCGTTGATGAGTTTCTTCATGGTTCGTGGTATCAATGGTGAAAAAGGGCCAAAAGCTTTCCTCGCTGAGGGGTCCGTCTCCGAGCGTCGACGCGTCGAAAGTCCGCCGGATCGGTATCCCCGCGGTCTCCGTGCGTCCGTCGTCCGGAACGTCTCGCCGTTTTCGACTGCCCGCCCTCGCTCGTGAGAGGGCGAGATTTATCGCCCCGACGACGAACATCCGGTATGGCTCCGCCGCTTGCGCTCGACATCGACGGGACGCTCACTCGCTCGGACGGCTCGGTCGACCCGCGACTCTTCGACGTGCTCCGAGACTGGGACGCGCCGGTCGTCCTCGCCACTGGGAAGTCGTTTCCCTACCCGGTTGCGCTGTGTCACTTCGTCGGCATTCCCGAGACCGTTGTCGCTGAGAACGGTGGTGTCGTCTACGCGGCCGACGAGGTGACGTTCACCAGCGACCGCGAGAGCGCCGCCGCCGTCTCCGACGAGTTCGTCGCCCGCGGCGGCGACCTCGGCTGGGGAAGAGCCGACACCGCGAACCGCTGGCGCGAGACGGAGATCGCGGTCAACATCGACGCCGATGAAGCGCTCCTGCGAGCGGTCGCCGACGAGTACGGGATGGAGGTGGTCGACACCGGTTACGCCTACCACGTGAAGTCGCCGGGCGTCTCGAAGGCCAAAGGTCTGAAAGCAGTCTGCGAGACGCTCTCGCTCGACCCGACGACGTTCGTCGCCGTCGGTGACAGCGAGAACGACGTCTCGACGTTCGAGTTGGTCGACGAGTCGTACGCCGTCGCCAACGCCGACGACCGGGCACGCGCCGCCGCCGGAACCGTCATTGAGGAGAGCTACAGCGATGGGACGCTCTCGGTGCTGAAGTCGCTTCGGTAACTGGTTGATTACTACTTGTCGGTCGTCTACTCCTCGTCTCCGCCGACCGCGCCCGCGCGCCACGCCGCGAACGACTCTAGCACGTCGTCCTCGTCGAACCGCTCGATGCAGGGCGTCTCGTGCGGGTGGAGTTCGAGCACCCGGTCCCGGAGTTCGTCGTACCCCTCGTCGGTCGTCTTCGCCAACAGCAGCGCTTCGTCTTCGTCCACAACCTCACCCTCCCAGCGGTACGTCGAGGCGCAGGGGAGTTGGTTGACGCAGGCGGCCAGTCGCTCGTCGACGAGCGTCCGCGCGAGCGCCGAGGCGTCGCTCTCGGGGGCGGTGATGTAGGCGGTAGGCATAGTTCGATTCGGGTTAGCCTTCGATGGGGAGGAAGTTACCGTTGATGTCCCACTCGTGGATGCAGTGGACGCTCCCGGCCTGCGGCTCTTCGGCGTCGCGGGCCACGCGCCACGATTCGCTCTCGTCGTTCCATACCTCGCGGCGGCCGCAGCGCTCACAGGTTCGGTCTGTCGGTCGGCGGAGTCGAACACCACTGCTCATACGTGTCGGAAGCGCGCCGAGCGAGTTAAGCGTACTCCCGTTGGAGACAAGCATCTATCAATCCGCCGAGAGCGTCGCTTTCGGCGGCGGTTTCCCGCGACCGACCGGGGCCTCTCGGACGGCGAGTCGGCGGCTCCGGGAGGACTGTAACCGATAAGGGCAAGTCGCCTCTCCGAGAGGGTCTCGTATGATTAAACTGGTAGAACTGTTGGTGCGCCGAGACGGGATGAGCCACGACGAGTTCGTCGACTACTGGCTGAACGAACACAGTCCCATCGCCGAGGAGATGCCCGGCCTCCGCAAGTACGTCACGTCGGTGCCGAAAGACCCCGAGCGAACCGAGTACGACGGCGTGCTCGAACTGTACTTCGAGGACACCGACGCGATGCGCGCGGCCTTCGACTCCGAGGCGGGCGAACGAACGCTCGCCGACGCCGAACAGTTCTTGAAGACCGGCGCGGGACCGCGCCTCGTCCTCGACGAGACGGTGCAACTGGACGAACTGCAGTAGTCGGACGACTGACGAGCGCTCACTCCGCCCGCAGGTCGTCGACGGCGGCGACTACGACGAGTTCGTCGTACGCGTCGCCGGCGAACTTCTCCGTTCGCTCCCCGCGCACCTCGAATCCACGCGCGTCGTAGAACGCCCGTCCGACCTCGTTGTCGGCGAACACAACTGCGCGAAGACGCTCGACGCCCTCGGCGGCGAGCTCCGCCGCCGCCCGTTCGACGAGCGCCGTCCCGACGCCGCGACCCCAGTAGGCTTCGCGGACGTACAGGCGGCCCAGTTCCAGTTCGGCGGGCGCGTTCGCCCCTCCGAGTTCGTTCTCGCCCCGGCCGATTCGCTCGTCGTCGCCGTCGTAGACGTGCGCAAAGCCGGTGAGTTCGCCCTCGATTTCGGCGACGTAGACGCCGCCGATCCTGTTGCGGTCGAGTTGGTCGCGGAGGTCTGCCGGGTCGTACCACGCGTCGACCGTCTCGTCGACGACGGACGGCGAGAGCAGGTCGTCGTACGCCGCGTGCCACGACCCACGGGCGATGTCGGCGACCGCGGCGGCGTCGTCCAGCGTTGCCTCTCTGACGTTCGCGGGTTCGACTCTCGGGCGGGACAGTTCGGTGTTTCGCTCGCCGGTCCCCGTTCGGCCGTCCGTCGGTCGCCTGTCCCACGTGTCTCGCTCCACCCGACACCTTCCTTACGTCACCGCGCGAACGGGCCGCCATGGGCTTTCACACGTACGACGTCGACCGCGCCGACGCTTTGGAGGACGAGAGTCGCTACCGCCACCTCTCGGCTGAGGAACTGCTCGCGGCGCTCCGTCCTCACCCCGAGATGACCGTCGCGGACCTCGGCAGCGGCACCGGTTTCTACACCGACGACGTGGCCCCGCACGTCGGTCACCTCTACGCCGTCGACGTGCAGGAGGCGATGCACGACATCTACCGCGAGAAAGGACTCCCCGAGACTGTCGAGACCGTCGTCGCCGACGTGGCGTCGCTCCCGTTCGGAGACGACGACCTCGACGCGGCGTTCTCGACGATGACCTACCACGAGTTCGCAAGCGCGGAGTCGCTCGCGGAACTCGCGCGTGTCCTCCGGCCCGGTGGGTGCGTGGTCGTCGTCGATTGGAGCAAGACGGGCGACGGCGCGGACGGTCCGCCGACGGACGAGCGCTACGGCGTCAGCGACGCAGCGTCGTCGCTCGAAGATGCCGGATTCGCGGTCGACCGCGCCGAGTCGCGACTCGAGACGTTCCTCTGTATCGCGTCCGTCTGAACGCGGTACCGTATCCGTTTGAGTCGCCGCAGTCGCGCCGAAAAAACTCCGTTTCAGTCGAGGTCGATACCGGCGTAGCGGTCCACGGCGACGACGAGCGCACCGCCGACCAGCGCCGCGGCGGCGAAGACGGCAAGTACCTCGGTCGTCCACGACCCCCCGTGCTCTGCGAGGTTCGTCGAGAGCTGAGAGACGGGCGCTCGGAGCGCGCCGAAGATGAGCGCGATGAGGAACGCGAACGTCGCCTCGCGGTAGTGTTCGAGCGCCCAGTCGACGGCGTGGGCGACGGTGAACAGACCGACGAGTGCGCCCGAACAGAACGTGACGATGGTGACGAACGGGCCGGCGAGCGCGTCGATGCTCCCGCCGCCGAGCAAACCGAACACGCCGTCTCTGAACGTCGAGAGCGTGTCGGTCATGTAGAAGTACTGCCCGAGGATGAGCAGCAGGAGCGACCCCGAGATGCCGGGGAGAATCATCGCGCTGATGGCGATGGCGCCGGCGACGAACGTCACGGCCGGGCTGTGCCCGAGCGCCGACTGCGCTTCGCCGGAGACGACGAACGCGAGGGCGAATCCGACGATAGACGCGGCCATCCGCCCATGCGTGTCGACGGACACCTCGGTGATGAGGACCAGCGCCGACGCCGCGATGAGTCCGAAGAAGAACCCGAACGTCGGCGCGGGCACCGTCTCGACGGCGACTTCGACGAGACTTGTGATGGTGACGATGGCCGTCATAATGCCGAACCCGAGCGTCACGAGAAACGCCGTGTCCATCTCCCGCAGCGACGCGAACGCGTCCCCGGTGTCGCCGGTGACGCCACGGAGCACGCGGAACATGTTGTCGGCGTCGATGGCCGTCACCGCGTCGATGAGCCGTTCGTAGATGCCGGTGATGAGCGCGATGGTGCCGCCGGAGACACCGGGAACCGCGTCCGCGGCGCCCATACAGATGCCTCTGAGGTAGATGCCCAGCCACCCCCGGAGACCGCCGGACACCGTGTTCACGTCGGATAGCGTCTCTCCGTCGGCCATCGAGCTAGCTCCACACCGCCGCCGGAGCGGTCACCAGTGCGGTCGTCGCTCCGCGAACGGTCGCGGCGTCGGGTGCGACGAGCGCGCTCTGGTCGTCCGTCTCGTTACCGGCGTCGTTCGAGGAATTCGACGAATCGCTCGTCGACGAGTTTCCGGTCTCGTTGCCGGACCCGTCACTGGCGCTCTCGTTACCGAACGGATCGTCTCCGGCCGTCTCGTTTCCGGCCGTCTCGTCACCCGACTCGTTGCCGGCGTCGGTTTGCAGCGGCGACTCGGTCAGTTCGACCTGCGTCGCGCTGTCGTCCTCACCGACGACTTTCGCGTCGGAGACCTCGACCGTTCCGTCGTAGATGACCTGCTCACCCGACTCGTTCTCCGTCGGTTGCGTGCTGACGTAGTACGGACCGGTCGCACGGACGCTGACGTTCGTGTACTCGTCGCCCGTCTCGTCGTAGCCGGTCGTCGAGTACGGCAACGTCAACTCGAAGTTGCCGTTCGCGTCCGTCTCGGCGTACTGGACGTAGGTAAACGTCTCGTTCGTCGTTCCCATCCGCATCTCGACCGCCGCGCGAACTTCGCTGTTGGCGGGCGCACCGCTGCCTTCCACCGTCGCGCCAGGGACGCGCTCGAACGTCTTGACCCAGCTCGGCGGCGTCTGCGTCAGGTACTGGCTGTCGAGCTGGGTCACCTGCGACGTACTGAACAGTTCCTGAAGGTACGACCGCGACTGCGTCGCTGACGACTCGCTGACCTTCACGAGGCGGTAGTGTTCCATCGCCTCGACGCGCTCTTCGGGGTACGGACCGACGCCGCCGACCTGGGCGGTGCCGTCCTCCTCGGCGAACTCGCGGGCGGCGCTCATGTTGTCGAACGTCCGCAGCAGCGTCGCGTTCTCGCCCTCGCCGACGGGCGTCGGGACCGTGACCTCCTCGCCGGTCTGCTGGTTCACGGCGGGCGTCGGTTCCC
This genomic stretch from Haloprofundus salilacus harbors:
- a CDS encoding helix-turn-helix domain-containing protein — translated: MTTIAELRISAEQFALEELFERYPGVCVDVLRTAAHDTASPASLLWFDHSDSTDVEPALAADESVEAATLLADLNGKWLYQVEWTASVRETLATLLESSTLLGASAKESQWRFRTLFPRHEQLATAHDRWESHGLSITVERISELDETFGRSEFTLTDEQREAFVIAHQRGYFKVPRDVTLTELADEIGITQQALSERLRRAHNSLAESTLHLAEITENEAEPLGRG
- the dhaM gene encoding dihydroxyacetone kinase phosphoryl donor subunit DhaM, with the translated sequence MVGLVVVSHSEKAAEGICEIAAQMGGDDARIEAAGGDPDGEIGTSVDRIEAAIDDADDGDGVVVLVDLGSAVMNTELAVEMGDANVRIADAPILEGALNAAVEASGSKATLDSVAESAEEARDYRKLN
- the dhaL gene encoding dihydroxyacetone kinase subunit DhaL — its product is MVDAEIQREAVLAAVENVAARIADEKSHLTDLDSAIGDADHGANMNRGFQAVVEAVDGDEVDDMEPDELVKLVGKTIISNVGGAAGPLYGGSTMLASTELEDGITAETSVAFAETYLQKVQDRGKAEIGAKTMVDALVPAVHTYKKSIEQDDLPPLTALSKAVDACERGVRYTVPLRARKGRASYLDWRSVGHQDPGATSTLYILEELLDTAEEYLDGEVVRDARSPDVPDESPEETADESLGGEDE
- the dhaK gene encoding dihydroxyacetone kinase subunit DhaK, whose protein sequence is MKKLINDPADYVDEMLDGMIAAHPDRVRRLDGTKVLVRADAPVEGKVGIVSGGGSGHEPTHAGYLGNGMLDGAAAGEVFTSPTADQLEEMVRACDSGEGVLCVVKNYEGDVMNFETAGEMAEIEDVEVAEVVVDDDVAVEDSLYTSGRRGVCGTIFVHKIAGAKAAAGGDLEEVRTVAEKVVDNVGTMGMALTSCVTPEKGEPTFDLGDDEIELGIGIHGEPGVERTDVMSADEVADRLTEQVLDDLDVGDGDEVATIVNGMGGTPLSELYIVNRRVQEILGDRGLETWDAWVGDYMTSLDMMGCSVTVLRLDDELKELLGAPADTLALKRTD
- a CDS encoding phosphoglycolate phosphatase; the protein is MAPPLALDIDGTLTRSDGSVDPRLFDVLRDWDAPVVLATGKSFPYPVALCHFVGIPETVVAENGGVVYAADEVTFTSDRESAAAVSDEFVARGGDLGWGRADTANRWRETEIAVNIDADEALLRAVADEYGMEVVDTGYAYHVKSPGVSKAKGLKAVCETLSLDPTTFVAVGDSENDVSTFELVDESYAVANADDRARAAAGTVIEESYSDGTLSVLKSLR
- the cutA gene encoding divalent-cation tolerance protein CutA; this encodes MPTAYITAPESDASALARTLVDERLAACVNQLPCASTYRWEGEVVDEDEALLLAKTTDEGYDELRDRVLELHPHETPCIERFDEDDVLESFAAWRAGAVGGDEE
- a CDS encoding HEWD family protein → MSSGVRLRRPTDRTCERCGRREVWNDESESWRVARDAEEPQAGSVHCIHEWDINGNFLPIEG
- a CDS encoding EthD family reductase; this translates as MIKLVELLVRRDGMSHDEFVDYWLNEHSPIAEEMPGLRKYVTSVPKDPERTEYDGVLELYFEDTDAMRAAFDSEAGERTLADAEQFLKTGAGPRLVLDETVQLDELQ
- a CDS encoding GNAT family N-acetyltransferase — protein: MERDTWDRRPTDGRTGTGERNTELSRPRVEPANVREATLDDAAAVADIARGSWHAAYDDLLSPSVVDETVDAWYDPADLRDQLDRNRIGGVYVAEIEGELTGFAHVYDGDDERIGRGENELGGANAPAELELGRLYVREAYWGRGVGTALVERAAAELAAEGVERLRAVVFADNEVGRAFYDARGFEVRGERTEKFAGDAYDELVVVAAVDDLRAE
- a CDS encoding class I SAM-dependent methyltransferase → MGFHTYDVDRADALEDESRYRHLSAEELLAALRPHPEMTVADLGSGTGFYTDDVAPHVGHLYAVDVQEAMHDIYREKGLPETVETVVADVASLPFGDDDLDAAFSTMTYHEFASAESLAELARVLRPGGCVVVVDWSKTGDGADGPPTDERYGVSDAASSLEDAGFAVDRAESRLETFLCIASV
- a CDS encoding DUF368 domain-containing protein; this translates as MADGETLSDVNTVSGGLRGWLGIYLRGICMGAADAVPGVSGGTIALITGIYERLIDAVTAIDADNMFRVLRGVTGDTGDAFASLREMDTAFLVTLGFGIMTAIVTITSLVEVAVETVPAPTFGFFFGLIAASALVLITEVSVDTHGRMAASIVGFALAFVVSGEAQSALGHSPAVTFVAGAIAISAMILPGISGSLLLLILGQYFYMTDTLSTFRDGVFGLLGGGSIDALAGPFVTIVTFCSGALVGLFTVAHAVDWALEHYREATFAFLIALIFGALRAPVSQLSTNLAEHGGSWTTEVLAVFAAAALVGGALVVAVDRYAGIDLD